Proteins from a single region of Mus pahari chromosome 2, PAHARI_EIJ_v1.1, whole genome shotgun sequence:
- the Il6 gene encoding interleukin-6, giving the protein MKFLSARDFHPVAFLGLMLVTTTAFPTSQVRRGDFTEDTTPNRPVYTTSQVGGLITQVLREILAMRKELCNGNPDCMNNDDALSENNLKLPEIQRNDGCFQTGYNQEICLLKITSGLLEYQIYLEYMKNNLKDNKKDKARVIQRDTETLIYIFNQEVKDLYKIVLPSPISDPLLMEKMESQKEWLRTKTIQFILKALEEFLKVTLRSTRQT; this is encoded by the exons ATGAAGTTCCTCTCTGCAA GAGACTTCCATCCAGTTGCCTTCTTGGGACTGATGCTGGTGACAACCACGGCCTTCCCTACTTCACAAGTCCGGAGAGGAGACTTCACAGAGGACACCACTCCCAACAGACCAGTATACACCACTTCACAAGTCGGAGGCTTAATTACACAAGTTCTCAGGGAAATCTTGGCAATGAGAAAAGAG TTGTGCAATGGCAATCCTGATTGTATGAACAACGATGATGCACTTTCAGAAAACAATCTGAAACTTCCAGAGATACAAAGAAATGATGGATGCTTCCAAACTGGATACAATCAG GAAATTTGCCTATTGAAAATTACCTCTGGTCTTCTGGAGTACCAAATCTACCTGGAGTACATGAAGAACAACTTAAAAGATAACAAGAAAGACAAAGCCAGAGTCATTCAGAGAGATACAGAAACCCTAATTTATATCTTCAATCAAGAG GTAAAAGATTTATATAAAATAGTCCTTCCTAGCCCAATTTCCGATCCTCTCCTAATGGAGAAGATGGAGTCACAGAAGGAGTGGCTAAGGACCAAGACCATCCAATTCATCTTGAAAGCACTTGAAGAATTTCTAAAAGTCACTTTGAGATCTACTCGGCAAACCTAG
- the Tyms gene encoding thymidylate synthase translates to MLVVGSELQSGAQQPAAEAPPHGELQYLRQVEHILRCGFKKEDRTGTGTLSVFGMQARYSLRDEFPLLTTKRVFWKGVLEELLWFIKGSTNAKELSSKGVRIWDANGSRDFLDSLGFSARQEGDLGPVYGFQWRHFGAEYKDMDSDYTGQGVDQLQKVIDTIKTNPDDRRIIMCAWNPKDLPLMALPPCHALCQFYVVNGELSCQLYQRSGDMGLGVPFNIASYALLTYMIAHITGLQPGDFVHTLGDAHIYLNHIEPLKIQLQREPRPFPKLKILRKVETIDDFKVEDFQIEGYNPHPTIKMEMAV, encoded by the exons ATGCTGGTCGTTGGCTCCGAGCTGCAGTCCGGCGCTCAGCAGCCGGCCGCGGAAGCCCCGCCGCATGGAGAACTCCAGTACCTGAGGCAGGTGGAGCACATTTTGCGCTGCGGCTTCAAGAAGGAGGACCGCACGGGCACTGGCACGCTGTCGGTGTTCGGCATGCAGGCACGGTACAGCCTGAGAG ATGAATTTCCTCTGCTCACAACCAAACGAGTGTTCTGGAAGGGTGTTTTGGAGGAGTTGTTGTGGTTTATCAAG GGATCCACAAATGCTAAAGAATTGTCCTCCAAGGGAGTGAGAATCTGGGATGCCAATGGGTCCCGAGACTTTCTGGACAGCTTGGGATTTTCTGCCCGACAGGAAGGGGACCTGGGCCCAGTTTATGGTTTCCAATGGAGGCATTTTGGAGCAGAGTACAAAGATATGGATTCAG ATTACACGGGACAAGGAGTAGACCAGCTGCAAAAAGTGATTGACACCATCAAAACCAACCCTGATGACAGAAGAATCATCATGTGTGCCTGGAACCCAAAAG ATCTTCCCCTGATGGCACTGCCTCCTTGCCATGCCCTCTGCCAGTTCTATGTGGTGAATGGGGAGCTATCTTGCCAGCTTTACCAGAGGTCAGGAGATATGGGTCTGGGTGTGCCCTTCAACATTGCCAGCTATGCTCTGCTCACCTACATGATTGCACATATCACAGGCCTACAG CCAGGTGATTTTGTCCATACTTTGGGAGATGCACATATTTACCTGAATCATATAGAGCCTCTGAAAATTCAG ctaCAGCGAGAACCAAGACCTTTCCCAAAGCTCAAAATCCTTCGAAAAGTTGAGACAATCGATGATTTCAAAGTTGAAGACTTTCAGATTGAAGGGTATAATCCACATCCAACGATTAAAATGGAAATGGCTGTTTAG